The genomic stretch GGCCGAGTGCGCGCGCGAGGGATCCGAAGGCGCGAAACGAACCCAAGACCTGCCCTTGGCGTTCGGCCGGAGCGTAGAGCGACACGAGCGCCGTCAACGCCGGCGTCGCACATCCCGCCCCCACGGAGGTGAGCCCGAGTCCGAAATAGAGCCAGCCCACCGTGGGTGCCCAGCTCAGCGCCGCGAAACCGGCGCACACCAAAGCCACGCCCGCGAGAGTCACCTTCCGTTCTCCGTACCGGGGCACGATTCGTCGCACGATCCCGCCTTGGGTCAGGATCAGGAGCACCCCGATGTAGATCATCAACCACGTGATTTGCCCGGGCGTGAACGCGAACCGCTCCACGGCGAGAAACGCAAGGGAGAACTCCAGTCCGCTGAACGCGAAGATGAACACGAAATAGACGAACACCGTGCGCCGGACCGGCCCGATCATCCGCAGTCGCAACAACTTCAACGGATCCCGCGCGGCCAGCGGATGCGCCACCGCTCGATTCTCGGGAGGCAACGACTCCCGGAACCGCAGGGCGATCCACACGAAGTTGATCGTCGAAAGCGCCAATGCCGCCAACGCCGGCGCGGAGAAGGGATTGATCCCGAACGCCGACCATTCCGGGTGGTTGTCCAACAGGTTGAAGTGCGCCATGCCGCCGCCGATCGCCGGCCCCGTGACGAATCCGAGACCGAACGCCGCGCCCACCAGCCCCATGCCCTTGGCGCGGTTCTCGCGCGACGTCACGTCGGCCACCGCGGCCGTCGCGACGGAAAGGTTGCCGCTCATCGCACCGCCGAAGAGGCGCGCCAAGACGAGCAAG from Opitutales bacterium ASA1 encodes the following:
- a CDS encoding MFS transporter — encoded protein: MRGLLIPPALHSDKPQSPPSPAGRPLSLGVIFLTLYIDLVGFSIIFPLFPEMLQYYLAHEGEAGLLGALVRGIDHVAGWTGGGDRFTPVLFGGILGSLYSLLQFAFAPIWGGLSDRYGRRPVLLFTCAGTAVSYLLWTVSGSFGLLVLARLFGGAMSGNLSVATAAVADVTSRENRAKGMGLVGAAFGLGFVTGPAIGGGMAHFNLLDNHPEWSAFGINPFSAPALAALALSTINFVWIALRFRESLPPENRAVAHPLAARDPLKLLRLRMIGPVRRTVFVYFVFIFAFSGLEFSLAFLAVERFAFTPGQITWLMIYIGVLLILTQGGIVRRIVPRYGERKVTLAGVALVCAGFAALSWAPTVGWLYFGLGLTSVGAGCATPALTALVSLYAPAERQGQVLGSFRAFGSLARALGPIAAAVVFWWVGSRISYAAGGLVLIVPLVAAVRLPNPHGASSDHS